A single window of Arcobacter venerupis DNA harbors:
- a CDS encoding 4Fe-4S binding protein: MAKKQILAPTLLVTSCLYILFPWLSFNNVHLLMFNFEFHRFEFFFMAFEASTHQLIYIIVALFVGLLLGLNLTISRFFCGYFCPSSIASAIALKIKNPFIHFFTILCFAFVLAFSTISYFTSAFDLLLNFTKFDMSSIFVGILTTAFTSIFLVFRAWYCSILCPYFFVSAILPQEEKQTFEFFDKDSCISCEKCVKNCPIDDLDIKEGFDIRCVQCGLCEVACESVMEKFNKTSLITKKFKNRNIFRSFSQNAYILGITILVLMIVLIFYILDSSFLDNCYFVNKSLYK; encoded by the coding sequence ATGGCAAAAAAACAGATTTTAGCTCCTACTTTGTTAGTTACATCTTGTTTGTATATTCTATTTCCATGGTTGAGTTTTAATAATGTACATTTATTGATGTTTAACTTTGAATTTCATAGATTTGAATTTTTCTTTATGGCTTTTGAGGCTTCTACTCATCAACTTATTTATATAATTGTTGCATTATTTGTTGGATTATTATTAGGATTAAACTTAACAATTTCAAGATTTTTTTGCGGATACTTTTGCCCCTCATCAATAGCTTCTGCTATTGCTTTAAAAATTAAAAATCCATTTATACATTTTTTTACAATTTTATGTTTTGCTTTTGTTTTGGCATTTTCAACCATTTCATATTTTACATCGGCTTTTGATTTACTTTTAAATTTTACAAAATTTGATATGAGTTCAATTTTTGTGGGTATTTTAACTACAGCATTTACAAGTATTTTTTTAGTTTTTCGTGCTTGGTATTGTTCAATTTTATGTCCATACTTTTTTGTAAGTGCAATTTTACCCCAAGAAGAAAAACAAACCTTTGAATTTTTTGACAAAGATAGTTGTATCAGTTGTGAAAAATGTGTAAAAAATTGTCCTATTGATGACCTTGATATAAAAGAGGGTTTTGATATAAGATGTGTTCAATGTGGACTTTGTGAAGTAGCTTGTGAAAGTGTAATGGAAAAATTTAATAAAACATCTTTGATTACAAAAAAGTTTAAAAACAGAAATATTTTTAGAAGTTTCTCTCAAAATGCCTATATTTTAGGAATTACTATTTTAGTATTGATGATAGTTTTGATTTTTTATATTTTAGATAGTTCATTTTTGGATAACTGCTATTTTGTAAATAAGAGTCTATATAAATAA
- a CDS encoding methyl-accepting chemotaxis protein, which yields MSQLGNIVKDAVNDGQNLASQTATSMDEINQEVTSINEAIIIIDQIAFQTNILSLNAAVEAATAGEAGRGFAVVAAEVRNLANRSADAAKEIKNIVQKATQKANSGKNISDLMIRGYEELNKNISQTIQIIEHVSKSSTEQMQGIQQINSMVNLLDQVTQENANQANNVANISSQTQEMAEQLVNRAKSKNFN from the coding sequence ATGTCTCAACTTGGGAATATTGTAAAAGATGCTGTAAATGATGGCCAAAATTTAGCAAGTCAAACTGCAACTTCTATGGATGAAATAAATCAAGAAGTAACTTCTATAAATGAAGCAATAATAATTATTGATCAAATTGCCTTTCAGACAAATATTTTATCATTAAATGCTGCCGTTGAAGCTGCAACTGCTGGAGAAGCTGGCCGTGGTTTTGCAGTAGTTGCAGCAGAAGTGAGAAACCTTGCAAATAGAAGTGCAGATGCAGCAAAAGAGATTAAAAATATTGTTCAAAAAGCCACACAAAAAGCTAATAGTGGTAAAAATATAAGTGATTTGATGATTAGGGGTTATGAAGAACTTAATAAAAACATTTCGCAAACAATTCAAATTATAGAACATGTTAGTAAATCGAGTACTGAACAAATGCAAGGAATTCAACAAATAAATTCTATGGTTAACCTTCTTGACCAAGTAACACAAGAGAATGCAAATCAAGCAAATAATGTGGCAAATATCTCTTCTCAAACGCAAGAAATGGCTGAACAATTAGTAAATAGAGCAAAAAGTAAAAATTTTAATTAG
- a CDS encoding TlpA family protein disulfide reductase, protein MRIVKIFFLLVILKEVVFATSFSLESLEKGKVNVVAFVTSWCPICINTNDYLISLSQNNSGISVFLLFVDEDIPSSITQTANLKLSSISFNDSKKFGVTQSVPYILIFDKKSELVKKYHTFNENLISKLINNLKNDLYENGTLAPEQRIDLWQKNRF, encoded by the coding sequence ATGAGAATAGTTAAAATTTTTTTTCTATTAGTGATATTAAAAGAGGTGGTTTTTGCCACCTCTTTTTCATTAGAATCACTTGAAAAAGGCAAAGTAAACGTTGTTGCCTTTGTCACTTCTTGGTGTCCTATTTGTATTAATACAAATGATTATTTAATCTCTTTATCTCAAAATAATAGTGGAATTTCTGTTTTCCTACTTTTTGTGGATGAAGATATTCCAAGTTCAATAACTCAAACTGCTAATTTAAAACTTAGTTCAATTTCTTTTAATGATTCAAAAAAGTTTGGAGTGACTCAAAGTGTTCCTTATATTTTGATTTTTGATAAAAAAAGTGAACTTGTAAAAAAATATCATACTTTTAACGAAAATCTGATTAGTAAATTGATTAATAATCTAAAAAATGACTTATATGAAAATGGTACTTTAGCACCAGAACAAAGGATAGATTTATGGCAAAAAAACAGATTTTAG
- a CDS encoding ABC transporter substrate-binding protein has protein sequence MKYLLFIFIITNFLYSDNLNQISIQLKWKNQFQFAGFYMAKELGYYKEVGLDLQIKEFEKNINIQNEILTNKSNFGIDDSSLIYHKLNGADVIALFPVFQSSPITLITQKEFTTLDSLENRYIEFSINELENISIKAILASHEIKVHQTSHSFDVDKFISKKSDGMVGYISNQQFYLDEKNIKYNVFNPREFGFDFYGDMVFTSNEFAKNNPKIVSDFMNASKKGWEYAFSHIPETIDLIIQKYNTQNKSKESLLYEANSLKELSGYGKNFGEFKEERMTEIKNLIALLFPQKYKDLSLDNFIWDEKKELKNYYLANYLKNNNTVNVCLLDNLFPIDGVDNGKLTGISGDILNKIAIEYNLILKPVQSKNIENHFENVLNGKCDIVTIVVENSNKQYKVINRSNYYLESNLVIVTKIDKPFMEDNHFLEDKKLLTKYTVFEKYLLDLYPNIDVTVDNSVESAMKKLNNGEIDGYIVDNITIDRIIQKYGYGKFKISGVLGREKPIRGSFGVINTKPELLNIINLGINNIDKNEIEQIKEKWKVTKYNTIVDNSLIWRVVTIFIIILIFILAFVIILKRHNQDLNEWLNSTIEGIGIFKDGKLIKANKQFLSIFEYENFDEIYEKTHFSFVQENHHSKLKEKLVTTQEPYEITLVKKDGTTFDALVKGHQIEGTNLRISTIIDISELKNTQRKLKKLNITLEQKVQEEIEKNEKHQTIMFQQSKLAEMGLILNMIAHQWRQPLNNVSLVVNTMIIKYKKGHLTNEIFDKLKTDFQKQITYLSNTIDDFQDFFKPKKEKESFKIRDLINTTYSLIKPIFDKYKIEFDINIDSEMSYFGYKNELAQVILNILTNSKDAFIEKDIKNKFIKISSSLNDEYLIIIIEDNAKGVNELFLEKIFEPYFSTKSSKVGTGIGLYMSKIIITEHFKGEITANNKNDGLQIIIKLPININNL, from the coding sequence ATGAAATATTTATTATTCATTTTTATTATTACAAATTTCTTATATTCAGATAACTTAAACCAAATTTCAATTCAATTAAAGTGGAAAAATCAATTTCAATTTGCTGGTTTTTATATGGCTAAAGAGTTAGGTTATTATAAAGAGGTTGGATTAGATTTACAAATTAAAGAATTTGAAAAAAATATTAATATACAAAATGAAATACTTACAAATAAAAGTAATTTTGGGATAGATGATTCCTCTTTAATTTATCACAAATTAAATGGAGCTGATGTTATTGCCCTTTTCCCAGTTTTTCAATCTTCACCTATAACATTAATTACTCAAAAAGAGTTTACAACTTTAGACTCTTTAGAAAATAGATATATTGAATTTTCAATAAATGAGTTAGAAAACATATCAATAAAAGCTATTTTAGCATCCCATGAAATTAAAGTTCATCAAACATCTCACTCTTTTGATGTTGATAAATTTATTTCAAAAAAATCAGATGGAATGGTTGGTTACATTTCAAATCAACAATTTTATTTAGACGAAAAAAATATTAAATACAATGTTTTTAATCCAAGAGAATTTGGTTTTGATTTTTATGGAGATATGGTTTTTACCTCAAATGAGTTTGCAAAAAACAACCCTAAAATCGTAAGTGATTTCATGAATGCTTCTAAAAAAGGTTGGGAATATGCCTTTTCACATATACCAGAGACTATAGATTTAATTATTCAAAAATATAACACTCAAAATAAATCAAAAGAGTCTTTACTTTATGAAGCAAATAGTTTAAAAGAGTTAAGTGGATATGGTAAAAATTTTGGAGAATTTAAAGAAGAGAGAATGACGGAAATAAAAAATTTAATTGCCTTATTATTTCCTCAAAAATATAAAGATCTAAGTTTAGATAATTTTATATGGGATGAAAAAAAAGAGCTTAAAAATTATTATTTAGCAAACTATTTAAAAAACAATAATACTGTTAATGTTTGTTTACTTGATAATCTCTTTCCGATTGATGGAGTTGATAATGGTAAACTCACTGGTATTTCAGGGGATATTTTAAATAAAATTGCAATTGAATATAATCTAATACTCAAGCCCGTTCAATCAAAAAATATAGAAAATCATTTTGAAAATGTATTAAATGGCAAATGTGACATTGTAACAATCGTAGTAGAAAATTCAAACAAACAATATAAAGTAATTAATCGAAGTAATTATTATTTAGAATCAAACTTAGTTATTGTTACAAAAATAGATAAACCTTTTATGGAAGATAATCATTTTTTAGAAGATAAAAAATTACTTACAAAATATACTGTATTTGAAAAATATTTATTGGATTTATATCCAAATATTGATGTAACAGTTGATAATAGTGTTGAAAGTGCTATGAAAAAACTCAATAATGGTGAAATAGATGGATATATAGTAGATAACATTACAATTGATAGAATTATCCAAAAATATGGTTATGGTAAATTTAAAATATCAGGAGTTTTAGGAAGAGAAAAACCAATAAGAGGATCGTTTGGTGTAATAAATACAAAACCAGAACTTCTTAATATTATTAACTTAGGGATTAATAATATTGATAAAAATGAGATAGAACAAATTAAAGAAAAATGGAAAGTTACTAAATACAATACTATTGTAGATAATAGTTTAATTTGGAGAGTTGTTACTATTTTTATCATCATTTTAATTTTTATTTTAGCTTTTGTAATAATTCTTAAAAGACATAATCAAGACTTAAATGAGTGGCTAAATTCAACCATCGAAGGTATTGGAATTTTTAAAGATGGGAAATTAATAAAAGCAAATAAACAGTTTCTAAGTATTTTTGAATATGAGAATTTTGATGAAATTTATGAAAAAACTCATTTTAGTTTTGTACAAGAAAATCATCATTCTAAATTAAAAGAAAAATTAGTAACTACTCAAGAACCTTATGAAATAACTTTGGTAAAAAAAGATGGAACAACTTTTGACGCTTTAGTTAAAGGGCATCAAATTGAAGGAACAAATTTAAGAATTAGTACAATAATAGATATTAGTGAATTAAAAAATACCCAAAGAAAATTAAAAAAATTAAATATCACTCTTGAACAAAAAGTTCAAGAAGAGATAGAAAAAAATGAAAAACATCAAACGATAATGTTCCAACAATCAAAATTAGCAGAGATGGGATTAATTCTTAATATGATTGCACATCAGTGGAGACAACCTTTAAATAATGTCTCTTTAGTCGTAAATACAATGATAATCAAATATAAAAAAGGCCATTTAACAAATGAAATTTTTGATAAGTTAAAAACTGATTTTCAAAAACAAATAACTTATCTTTCAAATACAATAGATGATTTTCAAGATTTCTTCAAACCAAAAAAAGAAAAAGAATCTTTCAAAATTAGAGATTTAATAAACACTACTTACTCTTTAATAAAACCTATATTTGATAAATACAAAATTGAATTTGATATTAATATAGATTCAGAAATGTCATATTTTGGATATAAAAATGAATTAGCTCAAGTAATATTAAATATTTTAACCAATTCAAAAGATGCTTTCATTGAAAAAGATATTAAAAATAAGTTTATAAAAATTTCTTCATCATTAAATGATGAATATTTAATAATAATTATAGAGGATAATGCAAAAGGAGTTAATGAGTTATTCTTAGAAAAAATATTTGAACCTTATTTTTCTACAAAGAGTAGCAAAGTTGGGACTGGTATAGGTTTATATATGAGTAAAATTATTATCACTGAACATTTCAAAGGAGAAATAACTGCAAATAATAAAAATGATGGATTACAAATAATAATAAAACTTCCAATAAATATCAATAATTTATAA
- a CDS encoding PAS domain-containing protein, giving the protein MKNETILDEYAFLVSETDEKGIIRFANNDFCQIAQFNIEELMGKPHNMVRHEDMPKAAFNDLWETVKKGNIWTGYVKNSTKDGGYYWVYATVYPFESYDGTKGYLSCRKKASKEEIEIHEKLYKKLKQQEAS; this is encoded by the coding sequence ATGAAAAATGAAACAATTTTAGATGAATACGCTTTTTTAGTAAGTGAGACTGATGAAAAAGGAATCATAAGATTTGCAAATAATGATTTCTGTCAAATAGCACAATTTAATATTGAAGAATTAATGGGAAAACCTCATAATATGGTTAGACATGAAGATATGCCAAAAGCTGCATTTAATGACTTATGGGAAACAGTAAAAAAAGGAAATATTTGGACAGGTTACGTAAAAAATTCTACTAAAGATGGTGGTTACTATTGGGTTTATGCAACAGTTTATCCTTTTGAAAGTTATGATGGAACAAAAGGATATTTAAGTTGCAGAAAAAAAGCTTCAAAAGAAGAGATAGAAATTCATGAGAAACTCTACAAAAAATTAAAGCAACAAGAAGCAAGTTAA
- a CDS encoding chemotaxis protein CheA — translation MNTSNVTVDLQKLEKLLNKVGDLVITNSMMSQSVENLPNSEEKKNLLEKITLFQRHIVELQDYATDIRMIKFEDMYSTYNELIKNILPENKSIKLQIIGGETKVDKSIIEHLESSIKILITNSVLYGIETTDERTNKGKTADAIIKIVAQQLNGQFFISIEDDGIGFDKDELDLDDEISKTNEDNQLKNITTIKEHVKKLNGNIEIKTDLEEGFIFSIRVPLTHSILDGLNIKIGDNIFILPTSSIVESIQPSKDMIKLVGDGSSALLMLRNEFIPIIRLHEYLNIIPKTKELSQGILIIVKSGTQKAAFFIDEFLQQQQVVLKTIETNFKKVDSVAGATVRGDGSIGIIIDVKSIIENSSHL, via the coding sequence ATGAATACTTCAAATGTAACTGTAGATTTACAAAAACTAGAAAAGCTTTTAAATAAAGTTGGGGATTTAGTAATTACAAACTCTATGATGTCACAAAGTGTCGAAAATTTACCAAACAGCGAAGAGAAAAAAAATTTACTTGAAAAAATCACTCTTTTTCAAAGACATATAGTTGAACTTCAAGATTATGCAACAGATATTAGAATGATTAAATTTGAAGATATGTATTCAACATATAATGAACTAATTAAAAATATTCTACCAGAAAATAAATCTATCAAATTACAAATAATTGGTGGAGAAACAAAAGTAGATAAATCAATAATTGAACATTTGGAATCATCTATTAAAATATTAATTACTAATAGTGTTTTATATGGAATAGAAACTACAGATGAAAGAACTAATAAAGGCAAAACTGCTGATGCAATTATAAAAATAGTAGCTCAACAATTAAATGGACAATTTTTTATTAGTATTGAAGATGATGGGATTGGGTTTGATAAAGATGAACTAGATTTAGATGATGAGATTTCTAAGACGAATGAAGATAATCAATTAAAAAATATTACAACAATAAAAGAACATGTAAAGAAATTAAATGGAAATATAGAGATTAAAACTGATTTAGAAGAAGGTTTTATTTTTTCAATAAGAGTTCCTTTAACACACTCAATTTTGGATGGCTTAAATATAAAAATTGGTGATAATATTTTTATCTTACCAACCTCATCAATCGTTGAATCAATACAACCAAGTAAAGATATGATAAAACTTGTAGGTGATGGAAGTTCTGCTTTACTTATGTTAAGAAATGAATTTATTCCAATAATTAGGTTACATGAGTATTTAAATATTATTCCTAAAACAAAAGAGTTAAGCCAAGGTATTTTAATAATTGTAAAATCAGGAACACAAAAAGCAGCCTTTTTTATAGATGAATTTTTACAACAACAACAAGTAGTTTTAAAAACAATCGAAACAAACTTTAAAAAAGTTGATAGTGTTGCAGGTGCAACAGTAAGAGGTGACGGAAGTATTGGAATTATCATTGATGTTAAGAGTATTATAGAAAACTCTTCGCATCTTTAA
- a CDS encoding response regulator transcription factor, producing MKAVKILVLESNDSSISQIIEILESNDFYVDICCNNNEFLECIYNNLYDLYLININEKSLPRFQLIKLLNDYKDITMKMVIASIPNIIKPSFLSGCDECVIRNIDEDEILLRIKALIRRQYKVYTDSIVLKENTKYEIFSKKVLKNKDEIILGDKALLILDYLLKFRGYYVSTQSLEKGAYPANSNSKMGVIRFHIHKIRQLLGNDIISSSRVNGYKINIK from the coding sequence TTGAAAGCTGTAAAAATTTTAGTCTTAGAAAGTAATGATAGTTCAATCTCTCAAATTATTGAAATTTTAGAAAGTAATGATTTTTATGTGGATATTTGCTGTAATAACAATGAGTTTTTGGAGTGTATCTATAATAATTTATATGATTTATATTTAATAAATATTAATGAAAAATCACTTCCAAGATTTCAACTAATTAAGCTTTTAAATGATTATAAAGATATTACAATGAAAATGGTAATTGCTTCAATTCCAAATATAATAAAACCCTCTTTTTTATCTGGCTGTGATGAGTGCGTAATTAGAAATATAGATGAAGATGAAATACTTTTAAGAATAAAAGCTCTTATTAGAAGACAATATAAAGTATATACAGATTCTATAGTTTTAAAAGAAAATACTAAATATGAAATTTTTAGTAAAAAAGTATTAAAAAATAAAGATGAAATAATATTAGGAGATAAAGCTTTATTAATATTAGATTATCTATTAAAATTCAGAGGATATTATGTCTCAACGCAAAGTTTAGAAAAAGGAGCATATCCTGCAAATAGCAACTCTAAAATGGGAGTAATTCGTTTTCATATTCATAAAATTAGACAACTTTTAGGTAATGATATTATAAGCTCAAGCCGTGTAAATGGTTATAAAATAAATATCAAATAA
- a CDS encoding c-type cytochrome, translating into MFDYPIFEMPFIGQRMLMAINAIIHVFVSHGGAVGGSVVLAAMAWWANKKNDMAAYNLTFKVVMVFFIISTSVGALTGVGMWIHANILSPNAIGGLIRVFFWKWFIEWIVFNFEVVLLLLLFMSWKKNQTSVEGRAKTVRIGVYYAISSWLTMAIITAILAFMLTPNFDGQPWVDPEVYPGNVNYNNALFNPTWWPSLAFRTFTSIAFAAALAIMWTWIIATFSKNEEDKEAKARLVKFLAGIMMITVPLSAVFGYWYYTEIPAAALAMIPTAVMTRAFEDRFDLMYLMAIGVGGSIVITTIIAYFSPKRMPYIAASLMVAGFLILWGYEERVREFIRKPFLIYNYMYSNGIRTTDVPYLNKVGILKHAVFLDEDKKVVKEDKSNILEVGKSIFQIECRICHTNNGINGLKGLTAGWSHDAIRNRLNNLPGGGTPYMPPFVGTEAEKDALAAYIKSINAKGVIK; encoded by the coding sequence ATGTTTGATTACCCCATTTTTGAGATGCCTTTTATAGGTCAAAGAATGTTAATGGCAATAAATGCGATTATACATGTTTTTGTATCTCATGGAGGAGCAGTTGGTGGATCTGTAGTACTTGCAGCAATGGCTTGGTGGGCAAATAAAAAGAACGATATGGCAGCATATAATTTAACATTTAAAGTTGTTATGGTTTTCTTTATTATTTCTACTTCAGTTGGAGCATTAACAGGTGTTGGTATGTGGATACATGCGAATATTTTAAGTCCGAATGCAATTGGTGGATTAATTAGAGTGTTTTTCTGGAAATGGTTTATAGAGTGGATTGTATTTAACTTTGAAGTTGTACTTTTACTTTTACTATTTATGAGTTGGAAGAAAAATCAAACAAGTGTTGAAGGAAGAGCAAAAACTGTAAGAATCGGTGTTTATTATGCCATTTCTTCTTGGTTAACAATGGCTATTATTACGGCTATTTTAGCATTTATGCTTACTCCAAATTTTGATGGACAACCTTGGGTTGACCCTGAAGTTTACCCTGGGAATGTAAACTACAACAATGCTTTATTTAATCCAACTTGGTGGCCATCACTTGCTTTTAGAACATTTACATCTATTGCTTTTGCAGCAGCTCTTGCAATCATGTGGACTTGGATAATTGCAACTTTTTCAAAAAATGAAGAAGATAAAGAAGCAAAAGCTAGACTTGTTAAGTTTTTAGCAGGAATTATGATGATAACTGTTCCTTTAAGTGCAGTTTTTGGTTATTGGTATTACACAGAAATCCCAGCAGCTGCGCTTGCTATGATTCCAACAGCTGTTATGACAAGAGCTTTTGAAGATAGATTTGATTTAATGTATCTTATGGCTATTGGAGTTGGTGGTTCAATCGTTATTACAACTATTATTGCATATTTTTCACCAAAAAGAATGCCTTATATTGCAGCTAGTTTAATGGTTGCAGGATTTTTGATTCTTTGGGGATATGAAGAAAGAGTAAGAGAGTTTATACGAAAACCATTCTTAATTTATAACTATATGTATTCAAATGGAATTAGAACTACAGATGTACCATATTTAAATAAAGTTGGTATTTTAAAACACGCAGTTTTTTTAGATGAAGATAAAAAAGTTGTAAAAGAAGATAAATCAAATATTCTGGAAGTTGGGAAATCAATTTTTCAAATAGAGTGTCGTATCTGTCACACTAATAATGGTATTAATGGACTAAAAGGATTAACAGCTGGTTGGTCACATGATGCTATTAGAAATAGACTAAATAATCTTCCAGGTGGTGGAACACCTTATATGCCTCCATTTGTTGGAACTGAAGCTGAAAAAGATGCACTTGCAGCTTATATTAAATCTATAAACGCTAAAGGAGTTATAAAATGA
- a CDS encoding c-type cytochrome, with amino-acid sequence MNWKLPFDIPLITPTLGLPLEFFSILGIIVFVVHICFIYMLIGASTASVIYNIMGVFKKDSNYDKFAYRMTNYTTVSENMGALWGVAPLLVISVLFTGFFYTAILKVSPHILHIIYGNIIAFLLSYAYKFSWHALENHKGFHITIGISAVLAFFTLPFVFMSMTNLYMQPELFATINNIWDIMFTPVTGFRLLNFFLTAFMATGVVMIFIGARWVKKGDVEIGKIAISQGKKWFLLATPLNIVVMPLLPFVFTARISEALMHTGFIYLPFISSILLIIAFLFVLSKFKDEIVTPQSAIRAIALVLLSIFLMATTREGVRVVSFAEPLALQAQATSEFMNASIAEYKKYKEEMANKPVLDLTNPVTLAESKGCLACHSVDMKLVGPSYNEVSNKERDKDVLIHSIQYGSANKYDVIPMPAQDVSAEEAQILVDWILSLKDANK; translated from the coding sequence ATGAATTGGAAATTACCATTTGATATTCCATTAATTACACCAACTTTAGGATTACCTTTAGAGTTTTTTAGTATTTTAGGAATTATAGTTTTTGTTGTTCATATCTGTTTTATTTATATGTTAATTGGAGCTTCAACTGCTTCTGTTATTTATAATATTATGGGAGTATTTAAAAAAGATTCAAATTATGACAAGTTTGCCTATAGAATGACAAACTACACAACAGTTTCAGAAAATATGGGTGCTTTATGGGGAGTTGCTCCATTACTTGTAATTTCTGTACTTTTTACTGGATTTTTTTATACAGCAATTTTAAAAGTTAGTCCGCATATTTTACATATTATTTATGGAAATATTATTGCCTTTTTACTTTCATATGCGTATAAATTTTCTTGGCATGCTTTAGAAAATCATAAAGGTTTTCATATAACAATAGGAATATCTGCTGTTTTAGCATTTTTTACACTTCCTTTTGTATTTATGTCAATGACAAATCTTTATATGCAACCAGAATTATTTGCAACTATAAATAATATTTGGGACATTATGTTTACGCCAGTTACTGGTTTTAGACTTTTAAATTTTTTCCTAACAGCATTTATGGCAACAGGTGTTGTTATGATATTTATTGGAGCTAGATGGGTAAAAAAAGGAGATGTTGAAATTGGAAAAATTGCAATTAGCCAAGGTAAAAAATGGTTTTTACTTGCAACTCCTTTAAATATAGTTGTAATGCCTCTATTGCCATTTGTATTTACAGCAAGAATTAGTGAAGCTTTAATGCATACGGGATTTATTTATTTACCATTTATCTCTTCAATACTTTTAATTATTGCATTTTTATTTGTATTAAGTAAATTCAAAGATGAGATTGTAACTCCTCAATCAGCAATAAGAGCTATTGCATTGGTATTATTATCAATTTTTTTAATGGCAACAACAAGAGAGGGTGTAAGAGTTGTATCTTTTGCTGAGCCACTTGCTCTTCAAGCCCAAGCTACATCAGAGTTTATGAATGCTTCAATTGCTGAGTATAAAAAATATAAAGAAGAGATGGCTAATAAACCAGTTCTTGATTTAACTAATCCAGTAACTTTAGCTGAATCAAAAGGGTGTTTAGCTTGTCATAGTGTGGATATGAAGTTAGTTGGACCTTCATATAATGAGGTATCAAATAAAGAAAGAGACAAAGATGTCTTAATTCATTCTATTCAATATGGAAGTGCAAATAAATATGATGTTATTCCTATGCCTGCACAAGATGTATCAGCTGAAGAAGCTCAAATACTTGTAGATTGGATTCTTTCTTTAAAAGATGCCAATAAATGA
- a CDS encoding GNAT family N-acetyltransferase: MIKQAHKNNISNISTLILDAIHNIANTLTGEDEKSKILETLDSYIMMDINRLSYKNIWLYEIENQTVGLILAYNSNDVKKLDEPILEHLKSKNIFLDSFDKECFENEFYIDTVSVNENFQGKGIAKELFVFIEKKAKELGFEKVSLLVDLENPKALALYEKIGFKKNTILEVSKHQYHHMIKML, encoded by the coding sequence ATGATAAAACAAGCACACAAAAATAATATCTCAAATATTTCAACTCTGATTTTAGATGCAATTCATAATATTGCAAATACACTAACAGGTGAAGATGAAAAATCAAAAATATTAGAAACTTTAGACTCATATATAATGATGGATATAAATAGATTAAGTTATAAAAATATTTGGCTTTACGAAATAGAAAATCAAACAGTAGGATTAATCCTAGCTTACAATTCAAATGATGTAAAAAAGTTGGATGAGCCAATTTTAGAACATCTAAAATCTAAAAATATTTTCCTAGACTCTTTTGATAAAGAGTGTTTTGAAAATGAGTTTTATATTGATACAGTTAGTGTTAATGAAAATTTTCAAGGAAAAGGAATAGCAAAAGAGTTATTTGTTTTTATTGAAAAAAAAGCTAAAGAGTTAGGATTTGAAAAAGTCTCACTTTTAGTGGATTTAGAAAATCCAAAAGCTCTAGCTTTATATGAAAAAATAGGATTTAAAAAGAATACTATTTTAGAAGTATCAAAACATCAATATCATCACATGATAAAGATGCTTTGA